The Cygnus olor isolate bCygOlo1 chromosome 28, bCygOlo1.pri.v2, whole genome shotgun sequence genome segment TTACCTGAATCTCCTCTTTCATCAGGTAGGAAAGAccaacctcctcctcctcctcttcacctTCCCCCAAATCTGAACCTccatcatcttcatcatcttcctcttcatACTCTCCTGGAGGACCAGcttcatcctcatcttcatcatTGTCGTCTTCATCtccttctgaaatgaaatacatgCTCACATATATAtgctaaaaattaaatttcattaacTCCTCTTTATGCAAGTTAATATATGCCAGGCTAAGCTagttgtaactttttttttccacaaggttattttttttttttaaatgcaggtaATGTGGGAAACAAGTATGATTTAAATAAAGTtaatctttgtaattttttttcccttgaagaaAGGCTACCAACTTTTTTACATCACGAGCTTCAGGCAAAATTCTTGATGCCTGAAGCAGCTGTGTATGCAAACTCCTGCAAGGGAGCTGAAATTTAGTCAGTGGAAGAGAAACTTGTCTGTAGAATCAAACCctacaaatatttaaaggcaAAACCAGCACAACATATTACATTTATCTGGTTTTTAATCACTTACTAGTAACTATGAAGCACCTACGGTTGCAAAGTGCTGATCTCACTTCTTTTCTGTCTGGAGCACAATCACATTCACAGTTGCAGCGACGTGAATTAGAAGAAGTGACAAGGTGACTGAACAATTCATTTTCAAGTTAAGAGCCTATTAATCAATTTTCCACTATTGGGTTCATTTTCATATTCCAGGTACAGACATTTGGCTTTCACCAGGCTGTTTTAAGCATAGACTTCCAAATTTTGATGTGTGACTACtacttggcagcagcagctactGGCTAACTACTTAAGGCCAGGAGAAAACACCGAGAAACCCATCGTAAACAGGTATGACCCAAATCTAGCTAGTTTTTTCTCCGGATATCTGGATATGTGTGCGACACTGCACCGTAACAGCAGCCCTGTCCTATTTGCTAGCAGCATTTAGACACGTTTTAGATATTTTCTCCTTACAGCTTCGACTGTGTCAGTCATCTGCTGAGCCAAGGACGTTTACAGAGGAGCACACGTGCCCCCATCCCTGCAATCGCATCAACGCAGGATTCGCAGCCAGGCGCTGACAGACCTGTACCTAAGGGTTTCACTTGGAATCTAACAACGACggaggaaaaaacaggaatagCCTCATTACTGATTAAGACCGAGGTCAGATCAAAAGGAACCATAGGCTTTTTATACAGAAATCTCTACTGCACGATAGGACTGAAACCATCCCCTTCATCTTACACTTCTTCCATGGGCAGAAACAGTAAAACTAagtttttcatacaaaataacGTTTGCCCCTTGGCTTTGTATCAGTAGTGCTAAAGTGAGTTACTACTGGCAATAATGTAGTTTGAGAACGTTTCTATCTTTGCAACAATATCTTTACTCATGTTTCCTTACACTTAACAGGCTTCTGTAACAGCACTCAAAACCTTTGACAGGAGTTTCCCTTCCCTACAAGTGTGTTAACACCAAATGCACTCGAGAAGCATGCCTCAGGAACAAGAGCAAAGGACGATGCTCAAGCATTCCCAAAGTCCTGATACCCCGTGCCACATTTACATCTTTATTACAGTATACTATTTCTATCCACAGTTGAATTCATGAAGTTACCCTCATCATCCTCATCTTCTGAGTCCGGCGCCTCATTATCTTCCTGATCAAATCCGTCTAGGTACGTGATTTGCTGAAGCAGATCAAAAATGCTGTCTCTGTAATCCTCAAGGTTTGTAATCTCACAGCTGAACAGGTCGAGGCTCTTCAAGTTTTTaagattttgctgaaaataaacgaaaaggtttttttccccttgtcttcTTGATACAACCACACGGTTCCTCAAGTTACTAGTGCTGCCGTAGCCCAAATGCAGTCAACCACGGCCAGgtacaggatttattttatcCCCATCCCCTCCTATTCAGTATTTTGCTCCCCATTTGGTACAAACTTCAGTTCAACATATTGGTTGCAGTAGCTAGATCTGCAAAAGCATTCTCATGAGGAGTTCAACTCCACAGCATGCTCGCAGCATGCCCAACGCATCCATGGAGCGCCAGACCACCACGTACACACTGCACAGCACAtatttggggttgttttttttgttttgtttccatagCCTGCTTTTGTTCACGCAGCCAAGGGCAAAAACTTAGCTCCAGCAGCCTTTCAGTAAACAGTTTGACTAATTTAATTACAGGCATCTTGCGAGGAGCAAGTGAGAGGCACTTGGTAGGATTTATAATGACACTACCAAATTTGCTTCCCAAGCAGGAACAATTAGACAACTGATCGTGATTCTTCTCACCTTCCAgacttcacacacacacagaacaagCCACCTGCACGGCTTGGCAAGCAGCTAAGACCTAAATAAAAGCGTTTCTTCTGTAAAGCACTGGAACCACGCTACTTGCTCTCCTAACTGCTAGGTTAGAGCACCGTGAAAGCAGATAGAGAACCTCGGAGAAGTTTTACAAGTATACAGTCTGTACCAAAGTCCTAATAAAAACCAGAACGCTGGCAAAATGGGCGCACAGATCAGGGAGTGACAGACGTCGGCAGCTCCCTCCCACGTTTCAGTAACCTACTACTTGCGCTGCTCAGGTACGCTCCTAGCCAGCCGCCTCAGACACACATCCTAATCACTTCACAGTTTAATGAAAGCTTATATTTTGTCTAATAAGCAACTGCTGTATCTTCACAAACGAACACAAGAGGATTAGCAACGCGTAACTTGGCTACTCTTCGctcaaagacaaaacagaagctCAAAAATCTCTTACTCAGTACATCCCATTACTGACAGAGAAGGAATTTTACAGTGCTACGTTTACAAGGACTGTCTCTAAAAAGCATGACATTGAGTTAATCAAGTCGGGACCAGCTGGAATACTGACAAACCTAAAATACCACAGTGTCCTCTCACCTGAgacagcaagggaaaaataGAGAGAACATAGGACAGGTAAGAAAGGAAACTTCATTTTGGACACCTTTCAGCAGGGCTGAACAGGAACACGAGCAGCCAAAATACGTCACATTACATCTCCGGACTTGATGATTTCTTACATTGTGTTACTTTAACCCCCCcgttttctgtttcatttctcttactTAAAAAGGTGCCTCACACGCAGCCCTTGCAGCTGTTTCTACCACTCTACCGCAAACatttattgattaaaaaatagcattcattacttttaaattcTCAGTTTGCCCCTCTCGCTTCATACTTACAAGAGCTTCCACAGTGCCGAGATCTTTGATTTTGTTGCCACTTAGATTTAGATATGTGAGATTCGGACACCTTTCCGCAAGGACCTCCAGGCCTCCTGAAATGATGTTGTCGCTCAGCTCCAACTAGCACACAGAGAAAGCGAAGCAATTAAAGGGCTGACTTCTGCCTGTTCCTTTGAGTTTACGCTGATAATTACAGAAGTACTCCTTAGATACCCAAACCCGTGAAATCTCAAGTTTTTGGCTGGTAGAACGCAAAGCACTGGGACTCACAGCACTCCCTCAACACCCGGGGACATGGCCACCCTCCACACCTTTCCCAGATGAGCATTTACCTCTCTAGGAGCCATTGACCAAGCCCAATTTGGACATAATTAGCTAGAAAAACTTTAACTGAACCCTCATAAAGCAGCCTGGGTGATACATGAGCCCCACGAGGCGCAGCCCAGGGCTTTTACTTCCCCGCTCACGCCGCCTCGGCAGGCGAGGGACAACACGTACCTTTCGGAGCTTGCTCAACGTGGGAAGCTTGGCCAGCGACGTCAGCTGGACGTTGGCCATGCTAAGAAACTCAAGTTCTTTGAACGAGTCATTCAGGCCTTCGATTTCCCCGTTGCTGGACCGGCAGTTATCGAGCACCAACTCTGTCACCTTCAAACAGGATATCGAGTCACTCAGCAGCTGAAGGAGTGCCGCTAAGCCGCGCGTCGCGCCCAAACCGCGACCCGAGAGCCCCGCTCGGCCCCCAAAAACGAGCAGGGGAGGCGTAGCCTCGGCGTTTGAGCACCTGGGGTTCAGCTGCTGGCGTGGAAGGTGGCAAAAATGCCACCACCACCCGGTTCCTGCCCTCGGTCGGGGCAGGAGCTGTTGCTGATTTCATACCCGAGCAGTCCACCAGCTCGCTCCTGACTTCCACACGTTTACTCGTGCGATTTGAATCGTTAAAGCCGTTCGGTTTCATTCGGGATCCAAAACCTCCTGGCTCCGGATTATTTTAGCAGTGAGCTCCGCAGGTTAATTAAGCCCAATTAAATAACTTCCTCGTGCCAATGCCGCTAAAACAACCAGATAATCAATGCAG includes the following:
- the ANP32E gene encoding acidic leucine-rich nuclear phosphoprotein 32 family member E isoform X2, which translates into the protein MEMKKRINLELRNQAPEEVTELVLDNCRSSNGEIEGLNDSFKELEFLSMANVQLTSLAKLPTLSKLRKLELSDNIISGGLEVLAERCPNLTYLNLSGNKIKDLGTVEALQNLKNLKSLDLFSCEITNLEDYRDSIFDLLQQITYLDGFDQEDNEAPDSEDEDDEEGDEDDNDEDEDEAGPPGEYEEEDDEDDGGSDLGEGEEEEEEVGLSYLMKEEIQDEDDDDDYVEEGGDEEEEEGIRGEKRKRDPEDEGEEEDD
- the ANP32E gene encoding acidic leucine-rich nuclear phosphoprotein 32 family member E isoform X1, giving the protein MEMKKRINLELRNQAPEEVTELVLDNCRSSNGEIEGLNDSFKELEFLSMANVQLTSLAKLPTLSKLRKLELSDNIISGGLEVLAERCPNLTYLNLSGNKIKDLGTVEALQNLKNLKSLDLFSCEITNLEDYRDSIFDLLQQITYLDGFDQEDNEAPDSEDEDDEEGDEDDNDEDEDEAGPPGEYEEEDDEDDGGSDLGEGEEEEEEVGLSYLMKEEIQDEDDDDDYVEEGGDEEEEAEGIRGEKRKRDPEDEGEEEDD